The genomic window TAACCCGCGTCTTACTGGAGCGCTACGGCATTCGCCGCCGGCCCTTTGCCTATCACGAGCACAATGCGCAAGCCGCCGGCGAGCGGCTGATGGCGGCGCTCGATGCCGGGCAAAGCGTGGCCCTGGTTTCCGATGCCGGAACACCGCTCGTTTCAGACCCGGGCTTCCGATTGGTAGAGAGCGCACTTGCCGCGGGCCACCGCGTGGTGCCGATACCCGGCGCTTCGGCACCGCTTGCGGCGCTGACCGCTTCCGGCATGCCAAGCGACAGCTTTCTCTTTGCCGGCTTTCTGCCGCAGAAATCGAAGGCGCGCCGCGACAGGCTCGGCGCGCTGCAGCGCATGCCCGCCACGCTGATCTTCTTTGAATCACCCCACCGGATCGCAGATGCTCTTGTCGATGCGGCCGAGGTTCTGGGCGAAAACCGTCCGGCCGCCGTTTGTCGCGAGCTGACCAAGACGTTCGAGGAGACGCGGCGGGGCACGCTTGGCGAACTGGCTCAGCACTATGCTTCCTCAGGCAATGTGAAAGGCGAGATCGTGTTTCTGATCGCGCCCTTTGAGGAGGAGGCCAGCGACATCGATCCGCAGGCGCTGCTCGACGATCTTGTGCGCACGATGCCACCGGCGAAAGCCGCGACGGAAGCTGCGAAACTGACGGGCCTGCCGCGCAAGGACCTCTATGCGCGGTTGCTCGAGATGAAGAAGGGCTGAAGGCCGATGCGCGCTCCGCGTGAGCGGCGGGAGCAGCCGATGTCGCGGCAGGAAGCCGAGCGGCGCGGTCATCTGGCCGAAGCGCTCGCTGCGTTCTCGCTGCAGCTTCGCGGCTACAGGATCCTCGCGCGGCGCCACAGGACGCGGCTCGGTGAGATCGACCTGATCGTGAAGCGCGGCGCCCTCATCGCCTTCGTCGAAGTGAAGGCACGGAGCGACGAACGCGCGGCGATCGACGCGGTCTCCCATACGACGGCGACGCGGATCCGCAGTGCGAGCGATCTCTGGATTACGGCACAGATGAAGCGCGGCGTCGATCTCTCCCGCGTTTCCTATCGCTACGACATCGTAGCGATCATGCCGTGGCGCTGGCCCCGGCACTTCGCCGACGCGTTTTGAGATCAGCACCACTGGACAGTTGCGCTTAAGGGCACCCGCGCACTATCTGAACGACAAAGCAAAGCAGGGACAACCGAGAATGGCGAAGTCATTGAAAGTGGCGGTCCAGATGGACCATGTGCAGTCGATCAACATCGAAGGCGACTCCACCTTCGCCATGTGCCTGGAAGCGCAGGCGCGGGGCCACGAGCTCTATCATTACACGCCCGACCTCTTGACGCTGCGCGACGGGAAGGTGTTTGCCCGCATCGAACCGATGACGGTGAAGGACGAGAAGGGCGCGCATTACACGCTGGGCGATCCGGTGCGCACCGATCTTTCCACCATGGACGTGGTGCTCTTGCGCCAGGACCCGCCTTTCGACATGGCCTATATCACCTCGACGCACCTCCTGGAGCGCATCCATCCGCAGACGCTCGTCGTCAACGATCCGGCCTGGGTGCGCAATTCGCCCGAGAAGATTTTCGTAACTGAGTTTCCGGACCTGATGCCGGAAACGCTGATCACCCGTGACTGGGCCGAGATCCGCGCGTTTCGCGAGGAAATGGGCGACATCATCCTGAAGCCACTTTACGGCAATGGCGGCGCCGGCGTGTTCCACCTGGCGGAAGGCGATCGCAACCTCTCGTCGCTCTTGGAAATGTTCAACCAGATGTTCCGCGAGCCGATCATCGCGCAGCGCTACCTGCCGAAGGTGCGCGAAGGCGACAAGCGCATCATCCTCATCGACGGCGAACCGGTCGGCGCCATCAACCGCGTGCCGGCCGAGCACGACAGCCGCTCCAACATGCATGTGGGCGGCAAGGCGGTGAAGACGGAGCTGACCGATCGCGAACGCGAAATCTGCGCACGCATCGGGCCAGCCTTGCGCGAACGCGGCTTCATTCTCGTCGGCATCGACGTGATCGGCGACGTCATGACCGAGATCAACGTCACCTCGCCGACCGGCATCCGCGAAGTGCGCAAGTTTGGCGGTGCCGACATTGCTGCTCTGATGTGGGATGCGATCGAAAAGCGCCGCTGACCACCACCGTTTGTTCCGCCACTGCAACCGCGCAGACCAGCTGTGACGTGCGATGAGTTGCAATCGCTCCGAAAACGTTCTTGTTTTATTCTTTCTGCTATGTCAAGTTGCATGGCCGGCGAATAAAACATGAAGTTGTTGGAGCCGATGCGATAGACCCTATCGGATCGTTTGGAGAGGCGGTGCAGGATGGTCAGTCGCGTCAGGACGGTGTCGTTCCAAGGTATCGAGGCGGTTCCCGTCGACGTGCAGGCGATGCTGGCGCCGGGCAAGATCGGCATGCATATCGTCGGGCTGCCCGACAAGGCGGTTGCGGAAAGCCGCGAACGCGTCCAGGCGGCGCTGCATGCCTCGGGTCTTGCGCTGCCCGCCAAGAAGATCACGCTGAATCTCGCACCTGCGGACCTGCCGAAAGAGGGAAGTCATTTCGATCTGCCCATCGCGCTGGCGCTGATGGCGGCGCTGGGTGCCATCCCTGCCGATGCACTGGATGACTACGTCGTTCTTGGCGAGCTGTCACTCGACGGCACGATTGCGCCCGTCGCGGGTGTGCTGCCGGCGGCGATCGGCGCGAACGCGCTCGGCAAGGGCCTGATCTGCCCGGCCGAAAGCGGCCCGGAAGCGGCCTGGGCGGGCGCCGACATCGACATTCTTGCGCCGCGCAGCCTGATCGCGCTCGCCAATCATTTTCGCGGCAGCCAGGTGCTGTCGCGGCCGGAACCCGCATTGCATCAACCGGCAATTGGGTTGCCGGATCTTTCCGATATCAAGGGCCAGGAAACGGCAAAACGCGCGCTGGAAGTGGCCGCTGCGGGCGGGCACAACCTCTTGATGGTCGGGCCTCCCGGGTCCGGCAAGTCGATGCTTGCGGAACGTCTGCCCTCGATCCTGCCGCCGCTGCCGCCGGCAGAACTGCTGGAAGTGTCCATGGTGCATTCGATTGCCGGGAAGCTCGCCGGCGGCAAGCTTTCGGATCGTCGGCCGTTTCGCGCACCGCATCACTCAGCCTCCATGGCGGCGATGGTCGGAGGCGGGTTCAAGGCGCGGCCGGGCGAGATGTCGCTTGCCCATCATGGCGTGCTGTTTCTCGACGAGTTTCCGGAATTCACGCCGCAGGTCCTCGACAGCCTGCGCCAGCCGCTGGAGACGGGCCAGTGCGTGATCGCGCGGGCGAACCACCGGATCAGCTATCCGGCCCGCATTCAGCTCGTGGCGGCGATGAACCCCTGCCGCTGCGGGATGGCCGGAGAACCTGGCCACGTTTGCGCGCGCGGTCCGCGTTGCGCGGGCGACTATCAGGCACGCATTTCCGGCCCGCTGATGGACAGGATCGATATCCGCATCGACGTGCCCGCCGTATCAGCCGCCGATCTCATCCGCCCGACCGTCGCGGAGACGAGCGCGACCGTTGCGGAGCGGGTGGCACGGGCGCGTGACCTGCAGCGCCATCGCTACGGCGAACTTGGCGTTACCGGCGTGACTGCCAACGCACAGTGCCCGACTGCACTGGTGGAAACCGTTGCGGCGATCGACAGCGCGGGGCGCGCGCTTCTGTCGGAGGCGGCCGAGCGCATGGCCTTTTCGGCCCGCGCCTATCACCGCATCCTCAAGGTCGCGCGCACGCTGGCCGATCTCGATGGCAAGCCGGCAGTCGGCCGCATTCACCTGGCCGAGGCAATTTCCTACCGGGTGATGGCGGAGCGGACGAGCATGGCTGCTTGAGCTTCTGACGGGCGATCGGACGTTAATCTGAAGCTCGGTGCACGACCAGGCGGCCGATTTCCAAATGGCATGCCAGCAGCCAATGGCTGGAGCAGAACGCCGGCGAGGGAGGGGCAAGAGTTGCGCTCGACACTGTCGAAGCCTGCACTGCGCGGGGTCGAAGGTTCCGTTGCGCTGGGAGCAGCGACCGGGTCGTTGCCGATGGCAATCAGAAGGGAAGATCGTTGAGGATCGACTTGCGCTGCTGCGGCGTTAGGGCTTGGTTGGGATCATCCGCCCAAACTTGCCGCACACTCTTAATTCGGAGCGTCCCATCGTGAAGTCTGTCCTGCGCACTGCCCTGATCCTGACATCTCCGCTCATGGCACTTGCTGCGTTGCCATCGACCGCCGCTCTCGCGCAGGACCCCCAGACCCTCGACGAAGCGCCGCGCACGGCCGTCGTCTCAGCCTTCGAGCCGGAGTGGCTGGCGCTGCAGGAGGCGCTGATCGAGCGCGAAGAGCATGAGATCGCAGGCGTCGAGTTCGTCACGGGGCGCATCGAAGGGCGCCGCGTCGTTCTGTTTCTGAGCGGCGTCAGCATGGTCAATGCGGCGATGACGGCGCAGATCGCGATCGATCATTTCAACCTGAGGGAGATCGTCTTTTCCGGCATCGCAGGCGGTGTCGATCCGCAGCAATCGATCGGCGACGTCGTCGTGCCGGAACGCTGGGCGCAATATCTGGAAGCGGTGTTCGCGCGCGAAACCGATGAGGGCTTCACACCGCCAAGCTTCATCGAGACGCCGTTTCCCAATTACGGGATGATCTTTCCACGCGAGGTGGATGTCGCGCGCGCGGGTGGCGAGATGGAAGAGCACTTCTGGTTTCAGGTCGATGGCGCGCTGTTCGAAACCGCGCGTCAGCTCACAAACGCCGTCACGCTGCAACTGTGCACCAGCGACGACACCTGCCTCAGCGAGCAGCCGACCATTCGCGTGGGCGGCAGCGGCGTCTCGGGCCAGGCATTTGTCGATAACGGCGCCTTCCGCGACTATGTGTTCGAGACCTTCGGCGCCAATGTGCTCGACATGGAGAGTGCGGCCGTCGCGCATGTGGCCTACGCCAACGACGTTCCCTTCATCGCGTTTCGATCGGTATCGGACCTCGCCGGTGGCGGTCCGAGCGAGAACGAGATGGCGACCTTCATGCAGATCGCGTCCGACAATTCGGCCCGCGTGGTGCGGGCCTTCCTCGCCGCCCTGCCCGAGTGACGAGGCGTTTTCAGCCGGTTCAAACCTACCGACGCAGCGTCGACGGATCGATGGCCTTTTCGCCAGCGTATCTGGCGATGATCCCCGCGATGTCGGCGTCGCGCATGGCCTGGCGCAGGGCCTCGAAAGACGGCAGCACGAAATAGGCCCGCTGGAAGCTGTCGATCTCGTAGCCCGTGCGCATGATGGTTTCGATGTCCATCGGAACGTGGTTCGCGTCCGGGCTCTCGAGCGCGAAGCGCAACTCGGTTGCCGAGGACATCAACCCGGCTCCGAAGGCCTTCAGCGGCCCGCCCTCTTCCTGGATCAGGCCGTATTCCGCCGTGTACCAATAGAGCCGCGTGATCATCTCGTCGCCGCCGGCAGCCATCAGTGACAGCGCCGTTTCACCATACATCTGCATGAAATCGGCAAATTCCGGCTGCATCAAGATCGGCACATGGCCGAAAAAGTCGTGAAACATGTCGGGCTCGACGATGTAGTCCAATTCGTCGCGGCTGCGGAGCCAGTCCGTGACGGGAAACCGGCGCTCGGACAGATGCCTGAAGAAGGGCTCAGCCGGGATGAGCCCCGGCACCGCGACCAGCGTCCACCCGGTGGCAGCGGATAGCCTGCGGCTGACTTCGGCGAAGTCCGGGATGTCGTCAAGGATCACGAGCGCTTCGAGGCCTGCGAGATAGGAGTGGTGGGCAAGCTCCTGCGTCAAGGCGCGCTGCCGATCGGCGAGCGTCTTCCACACGGCGCGGTCTTCGTCATCATAGGCGTCGACGTCCTGGGTAACGGTGAAATCGTCTCGGCAACGGGCATAGTCGCCGCGCATGCCGGCTGCGGCGCATTCGGCAGCGTAGGTTTCGACATTGATCGACATGATGGCGCTCCTCCAAGCTTACACCTTGTCATTCTAGCGCCGCTGCTGGAGTGTTTTCCGGCTGACTGGACCAACGAAGGAGGAGGTTGAGTGAAAGAGCCCAAAAAATCACCGAAAGCGGGGGAGATCCACCTCGACCGGTTCGAGGTCAGAATGCTTGATCACCTTCAGAGGTCCGGCCGCATGCCGACCACCGAGCTAGCGGCCGCGGTCGGGCTTTCCGCCACGCCCTGCGCACGCAGGCTGGAGGCCATGATGGAAAGCGGGGTGATCGAGGGCTTTGGCGCCCGGCTCGATCGCCGCAAGATCGGGCTTTCGGTGGAAGTGTTCGTGCTGGTTCGGCTTATCAGCCACAGTGATCAGTCACCGGACAGGTTCGTCACCAAGGTCGAGGCGATGGAGCCGGTGATTGCCTGCTGGGCGCTGACGGGGGACCATGACTTCATGCTGCAAGCGGTACTGCCGGACGTGGAAGCGCTCAATCGCTTCATTGCCGAGGACCTGATGCGCATCGAGGGGGTGCGGGACGTGCGCACCAACCTTGTGCTGCGCAACATCAAGGGGCCGGG from Georhizobium profundi includes these protein-coding regions:
- the rsmI gene encoding 16S rRNA (cytidine(1402)-2'-O)-methyltransferase: MARPDESGPADTDLTDSEAATRDGRSAPAFTIGTTEIKARPVEPALYLVSTPIGNLGDITLRALETLASADLLACEDTRVTRVLLERYGIRRRPFAYHEHNAQAAGERLMAALDAGQSVALVSDAGTPLVSDPGFRLVESALAAGHRVVPIPGASAPLAALTASGMPSDSFLFAGFLPQKSKARRDRLGALQRMPATLIFFESPHRIADALVDAAEVLGENRPAAVCRELTKTFEETRRGTLGELAQHYASSGNVKGEIVFLIAPFEEEASDIDPQALLDDLVRTMPPAKAATEAAKLTGLPRKDLYARLLEMKKG
- a CDS encoding YraN family protein, giving the protein MSRQEAERRGHLAEALAAFSLQLRGYRILARRHRTRLGEIDLIVKRGALIAFVEVKARSDERAAIDAVSHTTATRIRSASDLWITAQMKRGVDLSRVSYRYDIVAIMPWRWPRHFADAF
- the gshB gene encoding glutathione synthase; amino-acid sequence: MAKSLKVAVQMDHVQSINIEGDSTFAMCLEAQARGHELYHYTPDLLTLRDGKVFARIEPMTVKDEKGAHYTLGDPVRTDLSTMDVVLLRQDPPFDMAYITSTHLLERIHPQTLVVNDPAWVRNSPEKIFVTEFPDLMPETLITRDWAEIRAFREEMGDIILKPLYGNGGAGVFHLAEGDRNLSSLLEMFNQMFREPIIAQRYLPKVREGDKRIILIDGEPVGAINRVPAEHDSRSNMHVGGKAVKTELTDREREICARIGPALRERGFILVGIDVIGDVMTEINVTSPTGIREVRKFGGADIAALMWDAIEKRR
- a CDS encoding YifB family Mg chelatase-like AAA ATPase, which translates into the protein MVSRVRTVSFQGIEAVPVDVQAMLAPGKIGMHIVGLPDKAVAESRERVQAALHASGLALPAKKITLNLAPADLPKEGSHFDLPIALALMAALGAIPADALDDYVVLGELSLDGTIAPVAGVLPAAIGANALGKGLICPAESGPEAAWAGADIDILAPRSLIALANHFRGSQVLSRPEPALHQPAIGLPDLSDIKGQETAKRALEVAAAGGHNLLMVGPPGSGKSMLAERLPSILPPLPPAELLEVSMVHSIAGKLAGGKLSDRRPFRAPHHSASMAAMVGGGFKARPGEMSLAHHGVLFLDEFPEFTPQVLDSLRQPLETGQCVIARANHRISYPARIQLVAAMNPCRCGMAGEPGHVCARGPRCAGDYQARISGPLMDRIDIRIDVPAVSAADLIRPTVAETSATVAERVARARDLQRHRYGELGVTGVTANAQCPTALVETVAAIDSAGRALLSEAAERMAFSARAYHRILKVARTLADLDGKPAVGRIHLAEAISYRVMAERTSMAA
- a CDS encoding 5'-methylthioadenosine/S-adenosylhomocysteine nucleosidase; translation: MKSVLRTALILTSPLMALAALPSTAALAQDPQTLDEAPRTAVVSAFEPEWLALQEALIEREEHEIAGVEFVTGRIEGRRVVLFLSGVSMVNAAMTAQIAIDHFNLREIVFSGIAGGVDPQQSIGDVVVPERWAQYLEAVFARETDEGFTPPSFIETPFPNYGMIFPREVDVARAGGEMEEHFWFQVDGALFETARQLTNAVTLQLCTSDDTCLSEQPTIRVGGSGVSGQAFVDNGAFRDYVFETFGANVLDMESAAVAHVAYANDVPFIAFRSVSDLAGGGPSENEMATFMQIASDNSARVVRAFLAALPE
- the phhA gene encoding phenylalanine 4-monooxygenase, encoding MSINVETYAAECAAAGMRGDYARCRDDFTVTQDVDAYDDEDRAVWKTLADRQRALTQELAHHSYLAGLEALVILDDIPDFAEVSRRLSAATGWTLVAVPGLIPAEPFFRHLSERRFPVTDWLRSRDELDYIVEPDMFHDFFGHVPILMQPEFADFMQMYGETALSLMAAGGDEMITRLYWYTAEYGLIQEEGGPLKAFGAGLMSSATELRFALESPDANHVPMDIETIMRTGYEIDSFQRAYFVLPSFEALRQAMRDADIAGIIARYAGEKAIDPSTLRR
- a CDS encoding Lrp/AsnC family transcriptional regulator; the protein is MPTTELAAAVGLSATPCARRLEAMMESGVIEGFGARLDRRKIGLSVEVFVLVRLISHSDQSPDRFVTKVEAMEPVIACWALTGDHDFMLQAVLPDVEALNRFIAEDLMRIEGVRDVRTNLVLRNIKGPGPLPLSHLAE